The genomic stretch CCCTCTTGATGCAAAGACAAGCGGCCCTTGTTCGTTAAGTATAAAAGTGGCATTTATTTGCCTTCACTATGAGTTGTGTAATACCACGCCATTAAGGTTTGAAGGTTGAGGATTCAGTCTGCTCAGTGAAGGGACTTTGGCAGAAGGGcagaaggcatttctttgtagcTGAAATCAAAGTGTTTTGGTTGCCAAGGGCAGCATACTGCCCTCCTGTGacataaaaacttaaaagaatttAAAGGCCAGGGATAGTATCCATTGGTGTTGGAGAAACTTTGAAACTTGTGTATAAAGCAGAGAATAATAAGTGCAATTCAGTCTAAAAGTTTCCAAACTATATAGacattgatttacctggtccctTTCCCGTaaacttttttgagacaaggtatcctgtattccaggctggccccagactgAATGGATAACTGAGAATAgccaaaaatgaccttgaacacctagtctttctgcctcctccaaCTTTCAAGTACTGGATGTACAGCCATTTACCATCacctccagttttttttttttttttttttttttttaattctctttagAGACAGGGCTTTACTATTCACcctgctggcctggaatttggagatcctcctgtctctgcctcctcatttatgagattaaaggtgttcactaCCAAGATAGAATAGgttctttttcttaaatgtctTTGATTCCATTTTATTTGTGTGGGGAGTGGGTGTGGTTAGTGACTCTTAAGAATCATTAAGCTGCAGGGTGGTAGCATACACTTTTAATttcagcagaggcaggtagctctctctcacttggaggccagcatggtctacagagtgcatttggacagccaaagctatacaagggaactctgtctcaaaaaagaaaaaggagagaaatgagtGGAAGAGAGGAATTAATTTTTCTTCAGTGTTATAGCCACTAGTAAGTTCCTCATGCTCCAGTAAAAGAACCCTATACTTATGCTTATGCAAGCAACTCAAATTAAAACTCAGTGGATAATAAAGGATGTACAGCAGGATAAGGAATTATTGGGAAGTAGAGGCGGGTGAGAAGGTAATGGCAGATATGATcaaattatatacatgtatgaaattgtcaaagaatttttttttttaatctgaactATAGGGCCTTCTGTAGAAAACTTGAGTTTTTCCATTTCTCCTGAGGAGACTCAAGAAACTTTGGTATATTGGGTAGAATGGTAAAGTCacagaacctggaagcagagaCAAAAGGATCACAATTTCCATTCAGCCCTACAtcttgagaccttgtctcaaaagacaggCAGGCAACTCTGTCGTAAATAAACAAGATTACAGAATGTTGGTTTGTAGTTGGTTTGTAgattttctttgttggttttattTAGGACACCTATCTGATTTATCCTTTAGTCATTTTCTTCCACAGTTCATTTAAAGGCATTTAATGTCAGCATAATTGTATGTAGAGTTACAAACCTACTcagaaaaaaattttgtttttgtttttttgaagggGGAAGGgttggtttcaagacagggttttcctgtgtagctctggttggccttaaacttagatgtgcctgcctttgcctcccaaatgctgggattagaggtgtgtgccccccctgaaaaaaaagtgttttttacTTATGCTTTTTCTACTTTTCTTAGTCTGTAATATGTGccactttctctcccctccccccgacTTTGAGCAAACTCTGCTGGAGTTTCCACTTGTAAAATGAGGACTGAAGAATGGTTTCTATTTCATTGCCTTGTTATAAAATGTAAGCCTGTGTGCAATTTTTTAATGATTGGTAAGATACCAGATAtgaattatttaatattaattctTTTAGGTCAGCATAAAAAGTCATGGGCTTTATCATGCCATGTATTCTTTTAACACATGTATTTCTTGCctcccttttatttctttctctcgtCTCACAGTCTCCTAGatacatctcacacacacatatagaaacaCATTTAATTTTCAACTAGGTGCCACAGGTAAGAAAAAACAGGTCTAAATGTATTAACAAACAGATGATTTAAgtagaattatttctttaagcaaAAGACCTTTATTTGCaagttttctttgtaattttgtttCTTATTCTGAACAGGAGAAGTGCATGGATAAGCCTGGGCCAAAGTTGGACAGTCGGGCTGAGGCCTGTTTTGTGAACTGCGTTGAGCGTTTCATTGATACAAGCCAATTCATCTTAAATCGACTGGAACAGACCCAGAAATCCAAACCTGTCTTTTCAGAAAGCCTTTCTGACTGATCTCAGCATTACCTCTTTGGAAAAGTAGTCAAGAAATGAAGAGCTGTTGATGGGACGGTTGAAGAAATGGCTATGGGGGGGATTGACTCCCACTTTTATCATCTTGAGACATCTTGTCATATGAATGAACAAAGACCAGTTTTTATGTATGGGAGTTGAGAGTCATGTGTGTTTGGTTGAGTGTTTAAAGCTATTCATGTGAAAATAATCAACAGATAAATTATGAGATACATATACTATGTACGGGACTATGCTTTCTCAATGTCCCTTAACTGCTTTCTATAATTTTGATAGTGGAACTGCTTTCTATAATTTGATAGTGGGACCACATAGGGTAAATCTCTATTTGTATTATGGACTCATTTCTGGTTTTTAGGGAGTTCTTTGTGTCAGAAAAAGTAGTGGGGAAATATCCTGACACAGTTTAACTGAGTTTTCTTTCAAGTTTGACTATCAGCTGAAAAAGAAATCTACCTGGTGTTCACACAATCCAGCCTTTTAAGGTGGTCTCTCTCCTATACTGTGATTTGTTTAAATATCAGATTGAAAATACAGTCTCAAGGTAGAACAGGCAGCCTGGGAATCCAGAGTGCTTTAATTATAAAGGAATCTAGATCATGAGCTTTATTCTTACTACCAGACAGTTGCAGGAGGAAGTTAACTCACTTTGTATATCAGGATGTGCCTAAATGATAACAATTTAGGCCattcaaaaactaaaaacagtTTCAGGTAGACATGCATGCCTGATAGTCATGAATTCCATTAACTGCATCCTTTTGGTCACTGAAATAAAAGCTCACAAGATTAGCTTTGCGATGAAGAGGCTTTCTATTTTGGGTTTTTATCTGCAACTCAGATTTTAAATGGACTAATTTCAAGACAGAACTGTAGGAAGCCTCCATCCTAGAGGTTCCTGAAGTTTTtgtgagaagaaaatatttagagATGAGAAGGGAAAAATATTCTGTGCTAACACTTTAGGTCCCTAATAGAAGAGCTTTTGTTGAAttactcttttgtttttaaattctcatACTAGAGTGTAGACTTAAGAAAACTGCATAGTGCAAATCTATGAAACTGGACAAATACATACTTCTAGTATTTATATAGGCACTACAAGAACATCTTTTGAAATTGTGATGAACATATGTTAAACTAAAGTGCCTTTTCCAATCCAGACTCAAATTCCATAGAACCAGCCCTAAGGTTGAGAGATTAGTTCTAGCTAAGGAGACAGTAAGAAATCCATAAAGATTTCAGTGTAGTAAATTCCATTAAGAAACAGTACAgggagctggccatggtggtgtgtgcttataatctcagcactctgggagggagaagcaggtggatctttgtgagaccaggccaacctgctctacatagggagtccaggacagccaagagtacacagagaaaccttgtctggaaaaaaaaatgaaagaaatagtaCAGGGAAGtggagagattgttcagtggTTTAGAGAGCGCACTTgttggctcttgcagaggacccagatttaaTTCTTAGCattcacatgatggctcacaaccatttgaaatttgttctaggggatccaacattATCCTTTTATCTTCCACAGACACTGGGGACACAtgtcacacatatatatgtaggcAAATTTCCATGTACATAAAatctgaaaagaataaaaaaaatacaggtgTTAGGAAAAGTTTGTGGagctttattttctaaaactaGCTGAGACCTGAAAAGACCAAGTGACCAAACTTAAGAGTATCAAGCAAGAGTTGTTTGGCAGAAGAAATAGTCCAAATGCCTCAGTGTAGTAGCTACGTGCCATGGTATTAGAAAAGTAAAATTCGCTAGGATAAGCAGGAATAACTAAAAAGAATGTAGGACTGAATGAGGCCATTTGGCTTTTACCTGGAACAATGGAAATCATTTGGTTTTAGCACCTGTGTGATGTCATATAGCTAGCTGCTTGGTGTAATAGTGCTTAGGTTAGATATCTGGCAGATACATACCTTTTTGTGTGTTGAGGTAAAATATAAGAGAATTCTCAGtcttagtcattttttttccagttttgtgttgtgagacagtctctgtcttgcctatcctggagctcaccagATAGACCAGAcagacctcaaactcaaagagatcttgcctctatctcccaaatgctggaattaaaggcatgctccattATGTTTGGaattgtatatatacacatacatatatatttatataatatatgcatatacatatatgtgtatgtatatatacatatttttttagagacagcttctctgtagctttggctgtccaggactcactctgtagaccagggtagccttgaactcaaatctgcctgcctctgcctccctgagtgctgggattaaaggcttgtgccacaaCTGGCCCAGTCTTAATATGTTTTATTACTGTATCATTATTTATTCTGATTTCTCATTCAATAACAGTATTCTCATGGTATGTATGCACAAAGTTAAATGTTTTCATTGTATAGTGTTAACATTTTCAGTTAAAAATGAGAAAGGTTATACATAATGTCAAGTTCATCCACTATGCTTTGGCACCATTGTGTTCACCAACACTAGGTATAAGacaacagagaagaaaaagtgTAACTTTTTCCCTGCTTCCAGTAAGTATGAGAGCAACCACTGGTGTTTTGACAATCTCAGGAATGTGTTTTCAGACCTTGATTAAAAGAGGAGAACTGCTCAGGCACTgtgactcatgcctttaattccagcacctggggaggcaaaggcaggcatatctctgtgagttcaaggccagcctggtctacaaagtgagtccaggacagccaaagctacgcagagaaaccttgtctcaaaaaacaaacaataaaaaaagtatccaaaaaaaaaaaaaaaaaaaaaaaggagtactGCTCTGAAATTCCAAACCTAAGGGTTGGCTTAGTAAGTGTAAAAGAAAAACCTGAAATACAATATTTAGAAAGGCCAAGCTGCTCTGATGAATAAGGTATGACTTACCTGCCCATATATATTGACTGTAGCCTAAGACATTGTCATAGAGGCCCTAAATATTTACCAAGTATACGGTCTGTCTCTAACTGCTGAGGTCCATACAAGAACATTAACAATAATAGATTCAAGGGAAACAAGGACATTAAAATGATGACAAGCATTTTATAAGGAGTTTGAAGTCTAAAATGTATTAAGTCAAACCCATGTAAAACCTTACATTTTTGGTTATGAGCCTAGTCTCTAGTGGCTGAACCTTCTGTTTGTCTCACATGTAAAGTCTTTATGAGAAACAATTGATAGCCCCCTTTTTATATAAGTATTTCATGTTTTACCTATACAAAAATGTCAgattctggagttacagacagttgtgaactgccacatggtggctgggaatttaaccctggtcctctggaagagcagtgctctcACTCATCCATCTCTCCAATCTCTGATAGCCCTTTTTcttagaaaacaaccaaaataagACAGTACACAGAAGCATGGGTAAGGATGACACCCAGAGGCCAACCGGCTGCTATGAGGCACACAGGCTATAGATACACAGGCTCAACTGCCATGTGGCTTCCCCATAGCTGGAGCCACTACAATGTGCAAACGTGGtggacagatgggagagaaagagaagtggaacagTTTAAGCATTATGAAGAGAGGTGGAACTAGAGATATGAGGGTAGAGAGGAATAGCCTGTTGGGAGTAGCCTGCCCTGCTAGCTGAGGCCATGGTGAAATCCCCGCCCATGCTGCCACTTGAAGGCCATGTCTGGCTCCTTAGCCAGGCAGGAACAGGGGTGTCTGTCATTGTCTATGGCTCATTACAGCTAGAGAACATGGAGATGTCCCCAGTCTGGACTGCTGCCTGGGGCCATTGTAGATGCTCAAGGGCTGTGCAGCGCTGGCTTTGCCCTTCACTGAATGCAGCACTCTAAAGAGTAGGCCCTGCACTTTGCCTGGGCAACACAGAGCTGGCCTTGGTGTCAGGGGCTGCTGAgccagccagagagagagagagagagagagagagagagaggtggtttCACTATTCACCTGCCATGAGGTGACATGGTGAGGGGGACATGTGCTCTCCTCACCTGAAGCAGTTGGGAGAGCTGGGCCAGAAGttatgagagtgggagagctccATGAGAGGTCCTGCTCCTCACTGGTTGCAGGACTTGGGAGAGTGGGTCCTGCACCTtacctgggcaacacagtagagCTGGTCCTGATGGCAAAGGcatgggtgagccagccccaagtgtgtgagagagggagaatggacCCTGAACTTCAACTGGGCAACATAGTAGAGCTGGCTCTTGTGGCCTGGGTGTAGCTGCGCTGACCTTGAGGGCATGACAGTGGGACAGCTGACCCTGCCCCTTGTTTGCTACACTATTGGGTGAGCTAGCCAGAGCAGTGTTGGAAAGCTTGCCATGTAGTGTGGGTTCAGAAAAcctggtgggctgaccagctcagctaccatgTAGGCCCAGATCAAGGGCTTTGAGTTGGCACATCACAAAATCTACCTtaatctatgaactgctggagtatATAAAAGAGCTGGTCCTGCAGATACATAGCTgcaagatctccatgacacatgGTAGCAAAAGGATATCTGAGAgaagtcctggtgaggatccagtattgatagtgtagcagaagccagaggccttgaatcagagaccagtgactcattgcaatgaacatttgtaagCAAAGATGTGTGCACAAAAGGGCACTGTGGGATAATACCCTttgacatactacagcttccaaaAAGacaagatgttttctatgctttattttattttattttatttcattttcttttggggTGAGATTGCAAGGCCAGAGGGTAGATACAAAGGGATGGGGATATGAGTGGGATTGAAGTGTGTTATGTAAAACTCATAAAGAatcagtaaaatatttaaaaaccccAAAATTTCTATGATACAGTACTGAAACAAAAATCTTGGTCTAGGAATGGGTTACTCCAAGATCATCCACTGACATAGTTCTCTTAAAACTTTCCTCAGGCTTATTTGTTGGGATATGATAGAATCAATTGTATTCTACTTCTTCAGTCTAAATAGGTATATGGGTATTATTCAGATTCACCTATCTCTAATGTATGGTTTGGATATGGTTGAATGTATTCCCTGTGGGTTCATGTACTGAAAGCTTGGCCCAGTGTAGTGATACCTGAAGGACAATTCAGAAGATGAGAACTTAAGGCTGGAgaatggtttagtggttaagagcatttgttgctcatgcagaggccctgggttctagttccagaacccacatggtgatttACAATTGTttatgactccagttccaggggatccagctccctcttctggcctctgttggcaccaggcacacatgtggtacatagatatacatggagacaaaacactcatacaaaaaGATAAAGGTGGGATCTGAGGTAGGCCACTACGTCATTGATGAAGTTAAGATACCTTTCACAGGCAACTGAGTTCTTCAAAGAGTGAGTTTTTAGGAAAACAAGCCTGACCCAGATTgttctttgcatttttgtttggTAATGCAATTTCTTCAACTGACCCATGCTCCCACTTTTGCCACCTGCCATGAAGTGACAACTTTAAGGGGTGCCCTTGCCACAACCATTGCTGTGTTGTTTGAACACATTTAAATCTCTAGATACATCTTAACACCTTGCAAAGTTAGTGTGCATCAGGTATTTTTTTAGAGTAATAAACAGATTATTATTATCAAAAGGCAACAGACGTGGAGTAAAAAGAACATCTCCaaaggcatagaaaaaaaaaaaaaaggaagctgaaAATATGAAAAGGAAACCCTAGATAGTAACAATAGAATTTCTAACACCACAGGTTGCTATTCCttgagttagaaaaaaaaatcaatatagaaTGGACTGCAAATGTACTGAACATATTTAAACCCTGGTTTGGACATTTCATTTAAATGGTTACAAAGATCACAGGACAACTCAAGCACATCCAGGCTGGGGTTGTGTTCCTAATTAGTTTTCCTAAATAATAGGTTCTTTCAAGGTGATACCCAACTTTTTTACAGATAACATAAAGTAGGCCCTCTAAAGAGCAGATAGGCCTGCTCCTAGAAGCATTGTAGTTGTGGCTGCTATGTCGAATGTGTGtcagtaggtggcagagaggagagaagctACGTCTAAGCTCAGTGTTCTGACCTATGAACATCTGCATCATTAGTGAAAAAAGTGAGCCTGAGATGACCACCCGTCCAGTGTTATGATGGGTTCCCAGGATGGGGAGCAAGCTGGAGACTAGAACCTCACCTGTGACTGTGGAGCCCAGGCAGTAATGAGCCTAAGACAGAGGACCCTCAAAGGGGCCACTTGGGTGGGCTGGTAGAGGATCAAGCCCAAAATGACCACCAGACTGACACCATGGGGCCTAGACAGAGAACCAGGCTGAGACGACCACTGGTTTGGCACTGCACCGGCCTGGCGGAGAGGGGGGAGACCATGCCCATGCCTGAGATAACCCCTGCCCAGTGCCATAATGCACAAATGGAGCATAGTACTACTGAAACTACTCCCGAGAGGACCCCAGACACTCACAAACCCTGGGTgccactaagaggagcaagtaagtggtggagaaatgggccagaaagagaaacagaagggtgtGGTCACAGTGAAGAGAGGGATGCAGAACTCGAGAGGGTAGtaaggaacagcctgatgtgagtagccagtGATGCCACCAGGGACCATGGAGCAGCTCTGGCCTATGCTGACACCAGGGGCATGTTTGGGTCCATGGTCTTGCAACAGAGGGACTCtattaccaccaaaggccaagcagatgtccctggtctggACTCGCGCCCTGGGACATGTTGATGTCAGGGCTGGGCAGAACTGGCCCAACCCCTTGCTTAGACATTATGGAAAAGCTGACCCttagggcatgagagcaggagaactgGCCCTAACTTTTACTAGCTACAGCACTCCGGAGAGCAGGCCCTACACACTTTGCCttggcagcacagtagagctgaccctggtggtgtGGATGGGGGCCAGCTGGCCGGAGGGCATGAGTATGGGAAACCTGGCCCTGCCACTTGTCTGCCCTGCAGTGACATGGGAGAGGGAGTGATGCCACCTACTTTTTCCTCTTGCCACCTACAATAGGAAGGAGAGCTGGTCCTGAGGTCAGCAGAGAGAGCCGTCCTGCACTTCACATGGACAGTACAGTAAAGCTGGCCCTGGATGTGAGGGTTGCAGGTGGGTAAACTTCCATGGGGGTGTGAGTGTGGACAAGCCAGATCTTCCTTTTGTCTGTTGTGAGATGGTGTCAGCAAGAAGAGAgatccccttccctcccttttgtCCTTGTCATCAGTTGTGGGCAGAAGAAAGTGAGTGTCTGCGAGCAGGCCCTGCCTTTTGTCTGCTGTGTGAGTGGCTTGCTCTTGCACCACTGGGGATGGGAAAGTTGGCCTTGATGGTGTCATGAGAGCAGGCCCTAGAGCTCACCTGGAAAGTACAGTAAAAGCTGGCCCTGGGTGTGAGGGATGAGGGTGAGACAGCCCAACActgtgagtgtgggagagctggcctcgCAAATTTCCTGCCTTTCAAAAGTGTGGGCAAGGGAGAGATACACTCCCCCATCCTTGCCCCTTGCCACCTATGGCAAGTGAGAGAGCTtgccctggggtcatgagagcatGAGAGCTgtcctgcccctcacctgctgcagcacttgggagagaagGCTCTGCACCTAACCTGGTCCACCTCTTGTCTTCTGGGCATTGATACAGACAAGGGAGGGATgttctcccctccctcatccctctccaCCTATGGCAGGTTAGAGAGCTGGTCCTGGGGTCATAAGAGTGGGAGAACTGTCCTGCCCCTCACCTGGATGGCATGGTAGAGCTGGGCCTAGTTTCACGGATGTTgtgtgagccagccctgaggatgtgagagcaggagagccatCAGGCTGACCAGCTTCGACATCTCTCAGGCCCAGATTCAGAGCATTGAATTTTCCCATCCCAACATCTACTCCATTGGATTAACTGCTGGAGTGCACAAAAAagctggtcctacagatccaaaactacaggatcaaTATGACACAGGGAAACAAAAGGGTATCTAGGAGGATTCtcagtgaggttccagtattgatagaatgttagaagccagaggccttgtatCAAACCAACAAGTCATTGCAAACAAAGAAGTGAGGACACAGGggatactgtgggacacactgtgacagctttcacaatgagatttttttttttctcttttggtgggggtggttgtttttttaattttatttttcttattagttacattttgttaactttgtgtcccagctgtatcctgctccctcattcattccctccccaaccccacactccctccctgatctcctccctgcccctttccaagtccactgataagggaggacctcctcccctttcatttgaccctgttttatcaggtatcttcagggctggctgcaaagtcctcctctgtggcctaacaggactgctcctcccctgggggtggggtggggaggtcaaagagcctgcccttgagatcatgttagaaatagtccttgttccccttactttgggaaactacttggttactgagctaccatgggccacatccgagcagaagttctaggttatatccatagatggtccttggttgagtggtTTTAAGGGAAGAGGGTGGGTACTAGGAGAGGGAAAGATGAGTAGGATTAGGACATATAAtgggaaattcacaaagaaccaataaagtttaaaaaaagataacaaaGGGGTTAGGTTAATTTCTCTGGCCATAGGAAGGTTTCTCTAAGGACATGTAAAGGCAGAACTGACTACTACACTCAGGACCAAAAAGACAACTCCTGCGATAAAAGAATTGAATTACTCttttaaatcttaaataaaaaagctAAAGCAATTTTGCAGATTCCTAGCACCTTAACCAATGAGCATCATTTGAATATGTAGACAATTCACATATGAActtatttaaagagataaaaaaaaaaacttgtatgtCTAAACCTACATCTTGTAAAAACCAGTTTCACAAATGAAAAGCCTATGCAGCATAATCCTGACAGTATCTGCTATACATAAATTTATAGAAGAGACAATAGGATATGGCATATCAAAGTGCTGAAATACTGGTAAAGAACCCCAAATAAGGACTGATGAAATGACTCAACAGGTAAAATCGCTAACAACCTGAACTTCATCCCCAGGACTTAtgtggtggaaggacagaacagaCTCCGAAAAGCTGTTTTCTGActttcacacacatacagtgtgtggtggtttgaatgagaatggtccccatagactTATAGATTTGaatagtcaccagggagtggcactatttgaaaggattaggaggtgtggattTGCTGAAGGGTGTGCCACTGTAgctggactttgaggtttcaaaaagcccaCTCCAAGCCCAAAGTCTCTTTCTTCCTACTATCTGTAGGAATGTTCAGCTATGTCTCCAGCACAATGTCTACCTGTGTGGCATCATGCTTCCccccatgatgataacggacaaAACCTATAGAACGATAAAATAGCCCCAattaaatttttccttttatatgaCTTGCTGTgttcatgatgtctcttcacaacagtagaacactgactaagacaacatggcacatgtgcacctgcacacattctctctctctctctctctctctcctacacacacacacacacacaccaccaccaccaccaccaacaacaacaacaacaatgactaTCACTaccactattattattttaataataatgaaattttaaAGCTTACAAATGAAAGATGGCTTGTGCAGTGCTGGTGATGGAGTCCAGAACTTTCTGTATGCAAGGCAAGCATTCAAACAACCAGGATACATCATTAG from Meriones unguiculatus strain TT.TT164.6M chromosome X, Bangor_MerUng_6.1, whole genome shotgun sequence encodes the following:
- the Timm8a gene encoding mitochondrial import inner membrane translocase subunit Tim8 A, whose translation is MDSSSSSSGSGLGSVDPQLQHFIEVETQKQRFQQLVHQMTELCWEKCMDKPGPKLDSRAEACFVNCVERFIDTSQFILNRLEQTQKSKPVFSESLSD